AATGCATAGTACACACTATacttatatataacaataaatatatcaaacacaATTTATAATTGCCGATCGCCCACAAGACTAGATTTTATTATAATCTGTCATaacaaacataatatttatgcaaataatatctatatacatatatataaacaatgctTTCAATACGAAATGAAAACATTGACTCCGTCATAAACGAACCCGCCGGCCAGGAAAAACCAACAACCAAGTTACCTTAGTCGATATGGAAACCTGTGTCCAAACCCTAATGCTCGGAAGATCGTCTCGAGAGCTGTACTTGGACAATACTGAAAGTTAGCTTAAgtttacataaacaaaataccATCAAAATGTGTAATagcaaacaaaaataccaataatatatagtacaaaaaacaagaaaaaatcaaacattaatGAACCAACATTAAATCTGAACTTGACCAGTTCGAAGTTGGCGAGAGAATGGTCTGATAGGGAAATAAACCCGCCAAAATGACTATTCACGTGATACTACAATTAATATCACGTGTCCATACATATATTGAAAGAACCGTTAGTACAATAATTTTCCTCTATACTTCGAAACGCGGAAAATTATAAGTACACACTATacttatatataacaataaatatatcaaacacaATTTATAATTGCCGATCGCCCACAAGACTAGAGAACTCAAAGAAAGGGCTGAAACGGTAGaaaaatataatctataaaCCTAAATTCTTAGAAACTGAAATTCTATTATCAAACGAATCTGCAATGTACCCGTCTTTACTTAAATCAGATTTCCAACGTCCATGCCTCTTAATACATCTCTCATTAACATCTGACTTGGCTGCTGCCGTAGCGCCACCTGAACGTAATGAGTGTAAACCTAAGTTAAGTTGAGGAGCAACCATCTTCAaccttttaacaatattttgccTTGCTGCTGTATAACTaagtttcttatttttataaattaacttagCTGTACCACCCGATCTAAATATGGGCctgaaaacaaaatgatcaGAATCAACGTCCAAACTAGATAAACCCAAATAACGCTTATACATCAAAAGGGGACATGCTTGAGAACTCCCTTTGGAAATCAAAATTTCGTTGCCCTGTCTATATTGATCAGTTTTGCTATGCGACAAAAAGATAGACATGTATTCCTCATATATCTTGATATCCCTACAAGTTAATGAACTTAATTCATCAAAACGTAAAAAACCTGCATAAGCTATAAGTATCATAGTTAAATCCCTAATCACTAATAAATCATTAGAATCCTGATATATAGAACATAGTTCTCTAAGCATAATGTTATCAACTGGGTCTTTTTTCACGACTGGTTTACCGTTCCGCCTTTTGCACGATTCTAATAGAAATGTTATGAATGAATTACTTGTAGGGTCTATGTAACCATTCAATTCGTGAGCCCATTTTATAGAATAGACCGCGGACTGCAATACACTTGGTGAAGAATGTTTGTCAATAAGAAATGTTAAGTATAACGCTACATGTACTGGTTCGGCTGGTAAATCAGAAAAACCATGTTCATTAATGAATGACTTCCAACGATTAAAACCGGCGAAGTACTTCTTTGATGTATTTTCGCTTTTCGAGTCCACTATGTACAAAGCCATCTTTCCTGCCAAAGATCTCAACACATTGTTTTCTCCTACACCACTGCTCTCCACGACATTCTCAACGTTCTGTCTCAGTTTTAAACCTAAAAAACGCTAAAATCCTCATTAAAATCTGACAAATAAAGCAATCATACTAAATCTTAGAGGATTTTCACCAAAAATCCCGTTTCTACCGGTACCCTTTACTATAAGGTTGTATCTAGGCAAATAAATAACCTCCTTTATAAAATCTCTAAATCCGCCGTCTTTATATAAAAGTGGCCAATAAGGATCAGATTTCCATTCAGGAATAACCAACATGCATTTAGCCTTGTCCTTAATAATCTTGTTTATAGTCATGGCAACTAAAGATGGAGGTGGCACTAACCAATTAGTATCACCTCCCCAGAACTGACCAAATGCGTTTATTGCCTCAGTACCTGGGCACCAAATTCTCGAATTAAAACGAGAGCTTTGTGCGTTGTAATGAGTAGAAAATCTGTCAACAGTAAAAGGACCAAATGTACAACTCAGATCATTGAAAACGTTCTTTTCGATGCTCCAATCATCAGGATCCGTATGTCTACTTAAAAAATCAGCATGTTTATTCTCAGTTCTCGGTACCCAATTTGTTTGTAAACCTATATTCTTCTTTGAGCAAGAATTGAGAATATCTGTTACAACCttctgtaatttgaattttttgctACCAACATTCAATATATGTGTCACATTcttattatctgaatttacttTAACTGTCTTATTTTCAAGAAATGAATCATATGAGTTCAAAATTCTCCTAACCGTCTCTAATTCTCGCCAGGTAGAACTTTCAAATTGTTCACCTGCGAACCAATTTCCATAAATCTCATGATTTTCACTCTGAAAATCCAAAACTGTGGAAAAATATCCACCAAAGCCTACATCTGAGGCATCACAAAATAACTCAATATCATACATGTCAGTTAAATTAACTGAACAAATATCAACACCTACAAGATTAAGTGTTCTACAAGAGTTTTTCCAAAAACCAAGCTCATCAATAGCTTCTACTGTTATTCTAACAGGTGCGTTCCAACTAGCACGCGCTTGAACACAATCATATAAAAATCTTGTGTTCCGTCTAACGATATCACCCAAAACGATTTGCATAGAAATCAGCTGACCGATAATACTAGCCAAGGTTCGAGCACTGAACAAAAGTACTCCTTTTCCAATCTCGCTTAAAATACGACTCGCAGCTTTTTCTGCTTTGTCAATTCTCTCATCACTAACACAAATTTTTCCTATTTTTGTGTCCCAAATATAACCTAACCATTTCACGTACTGTGAAGGAAACCAACTACATTTTTCATGTGCAATCAAGAATCCAAGAACttccaatttttgttttacctCTTGACTGGTTTTAAGACACGAGCTCAAATCTCGATCACCACCTAAACCATCATCTAGAAACATGATGATTCTTTTGCCTTCAGATCTCAAATGTTTGACTAATTCTCGTAgtacttttgaaaaaatgtacCCAGCAGTAGCTAAACCAAATGGCAGTACATTAAAAACAAAGTATCTAACTTTGCCTTCAAAATCCCATGAAAATCCTAAAAAACTTCTATGTAATTGACAAATCTCAATATGGTGATAAGCCGATTtaagatcaaaggaaaacaGAAAATCATCCTTCTGAAACATATCTCGGGCTACTTTTGTATCTTCATACTTAAATCTGAATTTGAACAAATGTATGTTTATGTGTCTACAATCTAGTACAAGTCTGGGTTTGCTCGATTTGTTGTATGCAACCGTTAAAGGATTAACTACCTGCGGAACATTTTGTACCTCAGAAATACATCTTTTCTGTAAAAGATTGGTGATCTCATCTTGAACAAATTTCTTATTGTTTAATGACGAtctgttgtttttaattacAGCGTGTTGAGGCTCAGTTTTGAATGGTATTTTATAACCGTTTTCAATAACATCAATAATGTGTTTGTTTTCTGTAATCAATTTCCATTGACCTAAATTGACCTTGAGTCTACCAACTGGCGAGACGCATTCATGCTGAACGGTTGTATTCGTATCAATACACATCACCGTGTGAgtatttttaacagtatttaCTTTTGTAGTTACAGACTTATTGCTTGAATCACTGACTAAAGGCGCAAAGCGGCCTTGTATTACATTAATATcattaatattatcaaaaactaaaatttgtGAATAAGAATTACTTATCTTATTTTTCATGTCTGGACATTCGTCTACCCAATGACCCTTATTTCCACACTTGAAACATCTTCCAGGCTTAACAGATTTGGTTTCTTTCTCTGAATTCCTGCTATAAGGTGTTGGTCTTGGTTTTCCTTTCTTAACTTTTTCCGCCTTACTCTTTCTTTCTGCTCTAGATTGAGCCCTCATCATTTTCTTTTCGTCTTCCGAGTCGTCAGCGATGGGATTAGCTACGTACTCGCTGACGACTTTCCATCCAAGCTGGGAAGAGTCGGCAAGTTTTATGAGTTTTTGCCTTTCACGCACTAAGTCAATACCTTCAACAATCTTCATCTTCGCTGTCTGCACTGACTCAATTCCTAACTCTGGAGCTTCCAGGCTGGCTTTAGCTTCTTTCAGCTTGGTTAGCACTTTCACTTCATGACGATACTGGTTTTCATTTCCTTTACGCTGGAAACTATAATTGTCAGTCATGGTTTCTTCAAGCTTGGCTATCTGAGTTTGGGAAATCTCCTGCTGTGAATGTTGCAGATTTGATTGGAAAGATGAAAGCCTACTATCCATCACTGTAGTTATGCTGTTTAGAAGATCTTGCTGTGAAGAAGAAACTGCATTTTTCACCTCGCGTAGAATAACTGCCTTAATTGAATCGTCTAAATCGGTGTCCATCTTGACCAGTTCGAAGTTGGCGAGAGAATGGTCTGATAGGGAAATAAACCCGCCAAAATGACCATTCACGTGATACTACAATTAATATCACGTGTCCATACATATATTGAAAGAACCGTTAGTACAATAATTTTCCTCTATACTTCGAAACGcggaaaattataattatacgGTGATACTTTAACACTGTCCCGACAGAGACTGAATGAATGCAGTATGATGATCAGGTTTCGGGATCCGAGaagtcttttttcgaatttccggatgtcgggaatatttttttccaacttaaaTAGAGTAAATCTCACTAAATTAATACACATGCAAACAAAAAGCAACAGCTTCAACGGTTAACTAGGACATATATCAACAGAAAACGAATTAAAGCAAATGTCATacataaaaccaaaatatgcatgtgttaattTGCCTCCGGTGCATTTCTGTGGATCCTTAACTTTTTTAGGTTACGTTTAGGATTTTCCGTGACTAATcttcaaatacgaaaaacattttcaccggtgttcacaacattttaaggtttatTGGATACATTCTGGTGTGTATACAATTAACATACGTCCTTGCATTTAATTaccaatatacatttatataaactaacatttattaaaaaaataaacaacatatatagacgaataatttattagttcctcgacaaaacaagaaaagaaataaagaatcaacagaagatttaatttttctttgtaattaatcaaaataatacttcaaacaaatcctaatataaaaaaaaccatatatacaaattaatctaaaatgcattATCGAGTAGAAGGGGCGCAACTCGTGTTATCAAACCGGTATACTAAACGGATCTAAACAGGGTCTGAACATGttgaacgtaattttgtatcaatggtctgttttggtctgacactgtcttaacgggtctaaacaacccgctagacgattcagtcttttccgtcttgatacgccttaacgaactgatttacctgatgaggctatcgatctgaacggcgactaaacgatctgaaatatctggacgaatttctctagcggtaaatccagtcaatcaagatgtgatcagaccaaaatggccgtttcagactgaaatcgggcTTCTAGTGATATTGTCACCTGCTCTAAACAGTATCTTACATTAGAAAACATTCGACCTGACAGGTTATTTTCACGTACTCTATACAGTATCTAACATTAACATACATTTGCCCTGACAGGGTATTTTCACCTGCTTTAAACAGTATCTTACATTGAAATACATTCGCCCTGACAGGATATATTCACCTGCTCTATGCAGTATCTAACATGAGAATACATTCGCCATGAC
This is a stretch of genomic DNA from Mytilus trossulus isolate FHL-02 chromosome 6, PNRI_Mtr1.1.1.hap1, whole genome shotgun sequence. It encodes these proteins:
- the LOC134722226 gene encoding uncharacterized protein LOC134722226, which produces MDTDLDDSIKAVILREVKNAVSSSQQDLLNSITTVMDSRLSSFQSNLQHSQQEISQTQIAKLEETMTDNYSFQRKGNENQYRHEVKVLTKLKEAKASLEAPELGIESVQTAKMKIVEGIDLVRERQKLIKLADSSQLGWKVVSEYVANPIADDSEDEKKMMRAQSRAERKSKAEKVKKGKPRPTPYSRNSEKETKSVKPGRCFKCGNKGHWVDECPDMKNKISNSYSQILVFDNINDINVIQGRFAPLVSDSSNKSVTTKVNTVKNTHTVMCIDTNTTVQHECVSPVGRLKVNLGQWKLITENKHIIDVIENGYKIPFKTEPQHAVIKNNRSSLNNKKFVQDEITNLLQKRCISEVQNVPQVVNPLTVAYNKSSKPRLVLDCRHINIHLFKFRFKYEDTKVARDMFQKDDFLFSFDLKSAYHHIEICQLHRSFLGFSWDFEGKVRYFVFNVLPFGLATAGYIFSKVLRELVKHLRSEGKRIIMFLDDGLGGDRDLSSCLKTSQEVKQKLEVLGFLIAHEKCSWFPSQYVKWLGYIWDTKIGKICVSDERIDKAEKAASRILSEIGKGVLLFSARTLASIIGQLISMQIVLGDIVRRNTRFLYDCVQARASWNAPVRITVEAIDELGFWKNSCRTLNLVGVDICSVNLTDMYDIELFCDASDVGFGGYFSTVLDFQSENHEIYGNWFAGEQFESSTWRELETVRRILNSYDSFLENKTVKVNSDNKNVTHILNVGSKKFKLQKVVTDILNSCSKKNIGLQTNWVPRTENKHADFLSRHTDPDDWSIEKNVFNDLSCTFGPFTVDRFSTHYNAQSSRFNSRIWCPGTEAINAFGQFWGGDTNWLVPPPSLVAMTINKIIKDKAKCMLVIPEWKSDPYWPLLYKDGGFRDFIKEVIYLPRYNLIVKGTGRNGIFGENPLRFSMIALFVRF